The DNA sequence TGGCAGGTGAAAGAAAATGAAATTGTAGGGACAGACGCCTATGATTTCATCGTCGAAAAGGGATGGGAAGCTTTTGTGGAAGGCACCATCCCCAAGGTCGTGGACATGGATATGTGGGGCAAGCACTGGGCCTGGATGGAGAAGAATTTTGCCGGTGTGGCCGATACCTATCGTAATATTGGATATATGGTGGCCAACGGCGCCCTAGGCACCATTCCCTTCGAGCCTCTGTGCGGCGCCCGGTCCATGAGCAAATTTTTTATGGACCTCTATCGCATGCCCGACAAGGTCAAGGCGGCCATGGACGTGGCCGCACCCATCATGACCGCCCAAACCATCGGCGCGGCCCAGATGTCCGGCGTTTCTGGCGTGTGGGTGGGAGGCTGGCGCACCGCCAGCGCCATGATCGCCCCGGACATCTGGGACAAGCTGGTGTGGCCCTATTTCCGCGACATGGCCCTGGCCCTCATCGAGCAAGACATCACCCCGGTGTTCCACTGGGACCAGAACTGGAACCGCGACCTGGAGCGCCTGCTGGAGCTACCGGCCAAGAAATGCGTGCTCAACCCCGACGGCATGACCGACATCCGCCTGGCCCACAAGATCCTCAAGGATCACACCGCCATCATGGGCGACGTGCCTTCCCAGTTGTTCGCCGCCGGCGAACCCGAGGACGTGCGCAACTACGTACGCGACCTGGTGCGCGACGTGGGCCCCGAGGGACTGATCCTCTGCCCCGGCTGTGACGCGCCCATCAACACCAAGGTGGACAACATGCAGGCCTTCCTGGACTCCAGCCGGGAATTCGGCCGCGGCGCCTAGCTTGCATCGGTGAGCCCAGGCCCTGACAACCATGTCTGATTCAACCAACCCAGCCCCCCACCCCCGGGTGGTGTTGGAGATCCAACCGCAAGGTTGCTCCGTAAGCACCACCCCGGGGGTTCTTCTCAGCCAAGCCCTAGCCGCCGCGGGAGTGGACTTGCCCTCCGACTGCGGCGGCCAGGGGACCTGCGGCCGCTGCCTGGTGCGCCCGGAAGGCGAGGTGTCGCCCCCGGAGGAGGCCGAGCGCCAAACCTTGGCGCGCATCAAGGCCCCGCCGGGCTATCGCCTGGCCTGCCGCGCCCGGGCCCTGGCCGACCAGAACATCTTCATTCCCCAGGGCCGCGAGGCCCAGGCCGGGGATTGGCAGGTCATCGAGCACCAGGGCGAGGTTCTGGTGGGCCGACCGGCGGTGCTCTGCCGCGAGATCGGCGCTGCCCCGCCCAGCATCGAAGACCAGCGCTGCGACTTGCGGCGAATTTCCGATTGCCTGGCGGACGATCCCGCCCAGCCGCCTTATCGCGCCACACCGGCGGCCCTGGCCCAAATCTCGCGCCTGGCCCGCGAGCATGATTGGCGTTTCAACGCCCTGTCGCGGGGGCGGGAGATAGTCGGCGCCCTGGCCACGGGACAAGGGCCTCTCGGCCTGGCCGTGGACCTGGGCACCACCAAGCTGGCCGCCTACCTGCTGGAGTTGGACAGCGGAAGGCTCCTGGCCGCCCAAGGGCTGATCAACCCCCAGGCGCCCTTTGGCGCGGACGTGATCAGCCGCCTGAACCGGGCCACCCAAAGCCCGGAGGATGCGGCCGAGCTGGCCGCCGGCCTGCGCCGGGCCGTCGACCGGATTGCCCGGCAATTGCTGGAGCAAGCGGGAGCCGACCCCGCTCAACTGGCCGACTTCTGCCTGGTGGGCAACACGGCCATCATCCAGCTTTTGCTGGAGCTGCCCGCCAGGCAATTGGCCCTGTCGCCCTTTGTCTGCTCCAGCGACCTGCCCCAGGACATCCCGGCGCGGGACCTGGGCCTGACCGCCGCGCCGGGGGCCTGGGTGCACATCCCGCCCGGCATCGGCGGCTTCGTGGGCGCGGATCATGTGGCCATGATCCTGGGCACGGACCTGGACCGCGGCAGCGGCCTACGCCTGGGCCTGGACATCGGCACCAACACCGAGATCGCGCTGGCCCTGCCCGGCGGCGACCCGCCCCTCCTGGTGGCCTCGGCCCCCTCGGGCCCGGCCTTCGAGGGGGCCCACCTGGCCTGCGGCATGCGCCTGGGCGCGGGGGCGGTGGGCCGGGTTTGGCACGAGGAGGGCCGCCTGGCCTACGCCACGGTGGACGGCGGAGCCCCGGCCGGACTGTGCGGCTCGGGCATCATCGACGCTGTGGCCGCCCTGCTCGGGGCCGGGCTCCTGGACCGGCGCGGCCACCTGATCGCCTCCCAAGCCGGAGTGCGCCAAGGCGGCGGTGGACCGGAATACCTCCTGGCCCCGGCCGGCGACACCACCACCGGCCAGGACCTGGCCATCAGCCAGGACGACCTGGTGCAGGTGCAGTTGGCCAAGGCGGCCATCATCGCCGGAGTGCGGGTGCTTTTGGCCGAGGCCAAGGTGGACGAGCAGGACCTGGACGAGGTGGTGCTGGCCGGCTCCTTTGGCAGCCACTTCGACGTAGACAGCGCCATGGACATCGGCATGCTGCCCCGGCTGGACACGGCCCGTTATCGCCAGGTGGGCAACGCGGCCGGGCGAGGCGCCCAAATGATGCTGGCCGATCTGGATCAAAGGCAACGCGCCGCCCTGCTGCCCGGCCAAACCCGTTACCTTGAATTGACCACCAAGCCGGAGTTTCGCAGGCTCATGACCCGCTCCCTGGCCTTTACTCCGGCCTAGGTTTGAACCCATCTTTGGACAGGAAGAAGACACCATGCAGATCATCGGTGAGAAGATAAACGGCACCCGTAAAAAGGTGGGCGAGGCCATCGTGGCCAAGGACGCCCAGTTCATTCAAGACCTGGCCCAGAGCCAGGCCCAGGCCGGAGCCGACTATCTGGACGTGAACGCGGGCACCAACCCGGAAAACGAGACCCAGGACCTCATCTGGTTGGTGCAAACGGTGCAGGAGGTGACCGAGGTCCCTCTGTGCCTGGACAGCTCCAGCCCGGCGGCCATCGAGGCGGCCATGCCCCACGTGGCCCGCACCCCCATGATCAACTCCATCAACGGCGATGCCAAGAGGCTGGAGGGCATGCTGCCCATCGTGGCCCAGCACGCCTGCCCGGTGATCGGCCTGGCCCTGGACGAGAGCGGCATGCCCAAGACGGTACAGGATCGCCTGCGGGTGGTGCGCCGCATCATGGAGGCCACCCGCC is a window from the Desulfarculaceae bacterium genome containing:
- a CDS encoding DUF4445 domain-containing protein; protein product: MSDSTNPAPHPRVVLEIQPQGCSVSTTPGVLLSQALAAAGVDLPSDCGGQGTCGRCLVRPEGEVSPPEEAERQTLARIKAPPGYRLACRARALADQNIFIPQGREAQAGDWQVIEHQGEVLVGRPAVLCREIGAAPPSIEDQRCDLRRISDCLADDPAQPPYRATPAALAQISRLAREHDWRFNALSRGREIVGALATGQGPLGLAVDLGTTKLAAYLLELDSGRLLAAQGLINPQAPFGADVISRLNRATQSPEDAAELAAGLRRAVDRIARQLLEQAGADPAQLADFCLVGNTAIIQLLLELPARQLALSPFVCSSDLPQDIPARDLGLTAAPGAWVHIPPGIGGFVGADHVAMILGTDLDRGSGLRLGLDIGTNTEIALALPGGDPPLLVASAPSGPAFEGAHLACGMRLGAGAVGRVWHEEGRLAYATVDGGAPAGLCGSGIIDAVAALLGAGLLDRRGHLIASQAGVRQGGGGPEYLLAPAGDTTTGQDLAISQDDLVQVQLAKAAIIAGVRVLLAEAKVDEQDLDEVVLAGSFGSHFDVDSAMDIGMLPRLDTARYRQVGNAAGRGAQMMLADLDQRQRAALLPGQTRYLELTTKPEFRRLMTRSLAFTPA
- a CDS encoding methyltetrahydrofolate cobalamin methyltransferase; translation: MQIIGEKINGTRKKVGEAIVAKDAQFIQDLAQSQAQAGADYLDVNAGTNPENETQDLIWLVQTVQEVTEVPLCLDSSSPAAIEAAMPHVARTPMINSINGDAKRLEGMLPIVAQHACPVIGLALDESGMPKTVQDRLRVVRRIMEATRQAGVPDEHLFIDPLIMTVATSTTAALEALECIRSIKGEFPEVHITGGLSNVSFGLPQRSVINRTFVALAIEAGMDSAIMDPNDQPLTSGILAAELLMGRDRFCRNYTQAARQGLVS